One Methylorubrum extorquens genomic window, GCGATGCCGAGGATCGAGTATATCACCGTCTGCACCGCCGGATGGGTTTCCGAGATGCGGCTGTCGGCAAGCGCCATGGCCAGCGGCGCGTAGACGATCACGAAGGCCAGGATCCCGAAGGTTCCGAGCAGGGTGCGCGTGCGGCGGCGCATGGGGGCCTTCGATCTCTCGTGTCAGGACGGCGCGCCGGTCCACGCGCCAGGACGGGTCGTACCGGTCCTGTTCGGACGCCGCAATGCGGGAAGCCTGCGTCACGGGGCGATCGCTCGAAGTCGCGGAATGCGGCTTCGCGGCGCGTGCCTCGGCTCAGCCAAGGCGTCAAGCGGAGCGAAAGCATGAACCTGCGGAGGCGGGCGCCGGCGACTGAGGCTGGCAGGAAACAGGGGGATCGCCTCAGGCGATCCCCCTGCATGCGTCATAGCTCGCGTTGCGCGCGGGGTCCCGCTTCCCGTAAGCCACACCCGAACGTTCCCGGCCGCCGGACCTGACGCGCGAGACCATGAGACTGTCGACGAACCCGACCCTCGACCGCTTCGACGCCGTTCCGGCGGCCTCCTACCGCCCCGGACACGGTGCGGTGCGCGCGTGGCTCTATGGGCTCGCCGTGCTCGTCGTCGCGATGGTCGCCGTCGGCGGCGCGACGCGGCTCACCGGCTCGGGCCTCTCGATCACCGAGTGGCGGCCCGTGACCGGCGTGGTCCCGCCA contains:
- a CDS encoding DUF2842 domain-containing protein, with amino-acid sequence MRRRTRTLLGTFGILAFVIVYAPLAMALADSRISETHPAVQTVIYSILGIAWIFPLMPLIRWMDRPDD